A single Dunckerocampus dactyliophorus isolate RoL2022-P2 chromosome 2, RoL_Ddac_1.1, whole genome shotgun sequence DNA region contains:
- the rtcb gene encoding RNA-splicing ligase RtcB homolog — MSRNYNDELQFVDKISTNCWRIKKGFVPNMQVEGIFYVNDPLEKLMFEELRNACRGGVGGFLPAMKQIGNVAALPGIVHRSIGLPDVHSGYGFAIGNMAAFDMNDPHAVVSPGGVGFDINCGVRLLRTNLDERDVEPVKEQLAQSLFDHIPVGVGSKGVIPMGAKDLEEALEMGVDWSLREGYAWAEDKEHCEEYGRMLQADPNKVSSKAKKRGLPQLGTLGAGNHYAEIQVVDEIYNDYAAKKMGVDHKGQVCVMIHSGSRGLGHQVATDALVAMEKAMKRDKIVVNDRQLACARITSQEGQDYLKGMAAAGNYAWVNRSSMTFLTRQAFSKVFGTTPDDLDMHVIYDVSHNIAKVEEHMVDGKQRTLLVHRKGSTRAFPPHHPLIPVDYQLTGQPVLIGGTMGTCSYVLTGTEQGMTETFGTTCHGAGRALSRAKSRRNLDFQDVLDQLADKGIAIRVASPKLVMEEAPESYKNVTDVVDTCHEAGISRKAIKLRPIAVIKG; from the exons ATGAGTAGGAATTACAACGACGAGCTACAATTTGTGGACAAGATTTCCACAAACTGCTGGAGAATTAAAAAGGGTTTCGTTCCCAACATGCAG GTGGAAGGAATCTTCTACGTCAACGACCCTCTGGAGAAGCTGATGTTCGAGGAGCTGAGGAACGCGTGCCGAGGAG GTGTGGGCGGCTTCCTTCCCGCCATGAAACAGATCGGGAACGTGGCGGCGCTTCCTGGGATTGTCCAC AGATCCATCGGCCTCCCAGACGTCCACTCGGGATACGGCTTCGCCATCGGCAACATGGCCGCCTTTGATATGAACGACCCACATGCGGTGGTGTCTCCAG GTGGCGTGGGTTTCGACATCAACTGCGGCGTCCGCCTGCTGAGGACAAACTTGGACGAGCGAGACGTGGAGCCCGTCAAGGAGCAGCTGGCCCAGTCGCTCTTTGACCACATCCCAGTGGGCGTCGGCTCCAAGGGCGTCATCCCCATGGGGGCCAA ggacTTGGAGGAGGCGCTAGAGATGGGCGTGGACTGGTCCCTGAGGGAGGGCTACGCGTGGGCTGAGGACAAGGAGCACTGCGAGGAGTACGGGCGGATGTTGCAGGCAGACCCCAACAAAGTGTCGTCCAAGGCCAAGAAGAGAGGCCTGCCTCAG CTTGGAACTCTGGGAGCGGGAAACCATTACGCCGAGATCCAGGTGGTGGACGAGATCTACAACGACTACGCCGCCAAGAAGATGGGCGTGGACCACAAAGGACAGGTGTGCGTGATGATCCACAGCGGCAGCAGAGGCCTGGGACACCAGGTGGCCACAG ACGCCCTGGTCGCCATGGAGAAGGCCATGAAGCGGGACAAGATCGTGGTGAACGACCGACAGCTGGCCTGCGCCCGCATCACGTCGCAGGAAGGACAGGACTACCTAAAGGGGATGGCGGCGGCCGGGAATTACGCCTGGGTCAACCGCTCCTCCATGACTTTCCTCACCAGACAG GCCTTCTCCAAAGTGTTTGGCACAACGCCGGACGACCTGGACATGCACGTCATCTACGACGTGTCCCACAACATCGCCAAGGTGGAGGAGCACATGGTGGATGGGAAGCAGAGGACGCTGCTCGTCCACCGCAAGGGATCCACTCGCGCCTTCCCCCCACACCACCCCCTCATCCCCGTGGACTATCAG CTCACAGGCCAGCCGGTGTTGATCGGGGGAACCATGGGGACCTGCAGCTACGTCCTCACGGGGACAGAACAAGGCATGACGGAGACGTTTGGCACCACCTGTCACGGAGCG GGTCGCGCTCTGTCTCGTGCCAAGTCCCGCCGGAATCTGGACTTCCAGGACGTCCTGGACCAGCTGGCCGACAAAGGCATCGCCATTCGGGTGGCGTCGCCCAAACTCGTCATGGAGGAG